From the Rhodanobacter soli genome, one window contains:
- a CDS encoding 3-hydroxyanthranilate 3,4-dioxygenase, whose protein sequence is MALLPPINLERWIDEHRHLLKPPVGNKCIVDGDFIIMIVGGPNARTDYHYDEGPEFFYQIEGEITLKVQVDGAARDIPLRAGEIFYLPPRVPHSPNRAAGSIGLVIERRRVAGEKDGLLWFCEHCNHKLYEEYFVLDSIERDFPPVFERFYGSREARTCDACGHLNPAPAKYA, encoded by the coding sequence TCGAGCGCTGGATCGACGAGCACCGTCACCTGCTGAAGCCGCCGGTGGGCAACAAGTGCATCGTCGACGGCGACTTCATCATCATGATCGTGGGCGGCCCGAACGCGCGCACCGACTATCACTACGACGAAGGCCCCGAGTTCTTCTACCAGATTGAGGGCGAGATCACGTTGAAAGTGCAGGTCGACGGCGCGGCACGCGACATCCCGCTGCGCGCCGGAGAGATCTTCTACCTACCGCCACGCGTACCGCATTCGCCGAACCGCGCCGCCGGCTCCATCGGCCTGGTGATCGAGCGCCGCCGCGTCGCCGGCGAGAAGGACGGCCTGCTGTGGTTCTGCGAGCACTGCAACCACAAGCTGTACGAGGAGTACTTCGTGCTCGACAGCATCGAGCGTGATTTTCCGCCGGTGTTCGAGCGCTTCTACGGCTCGCGCGAAGCGCGCACCTGCGACGCCTGCGGCCACCTCAACCCGGCGCCTGCGAAGTACGCCTAG
- a CDS encoding NUDIX hydrolase encodes MQQPAIIMIDAIRRYRDQWQGEAATAAQFETFLHTHADAFERSNTTGHFTGSCWLVSAEGTRVLLMHHRKLDRWLQPGGHADGDPDLARVALREAQEETGVAGLRVEGGIFDIDRHRIPARADEPEHWHYDVRYVVRAGTEDRFAVNAESRALAWRAVTDVAADASLDASLRRMAHKWLGRSPAP; translated from the coding sequence ATGCAACAGCCAGCCATCATCATGATCGATGCAATCCGGCGCTACCGTGACCAATGGCAGGGGGAGGCAGCGACGGCCGCGCAGTTCGAGACCTTCCTGCATACGCACGCGGATGCATTCGAGCGCAGCAATACGACTGGCCATTTCACCGGTTCGTGCTGGCTGGTGAGCGCGGAAGGGACACGCGTACTGTTGATGCATCACCGCAAACTGGATCGCTGGCTGCAACCGGGCGGCCATGCCGATGGCGACCCCGATCTGGCGCGCGTGGCGTTGCGCGAGGCACAGGAGGAAACCGGCGTCGCCGGCCTGCGCGTCGAGGGCGGCATCTTCGATATCGACCGGCATCGTATTCCTGCGCGCGCCGATGAGCCGGAACATTGGCATTACGACGTGCGCTACGTGGTTCGCGCGGGGACGGAAGATCGCTTCGCGGTGAATGCCGAATCGCGCGCGCTGGCGTGGCGAGCGGTGACGGATGTGGCCGCCGACGCCAGCCTCGATGCTTCGCTGCGGCGGATGGCGCACAAGTGGCTGGGCCGTTCACCGGCTCCGTAG